One Balnearium lithotrophicum genomic region harbors:
- a CDS encoding FtsB family cell division protein: MNRKRRCKFIYLIIFWSLAFPWFFYSYFFGKNSVSKLKELRETEAKLEKERNFWKLQNEILEEKINQIEANKRFYYEKLAREMFLKGKDNEEVILFVK; encoded by the coding sequence TTGAACCGGAAGAGGAGATGTAAGTTTATCTATCTAATTATCTTCTGGTCCCTCGCCTTCCCTTGGTTCTTCTACAGCTACTTTTTTGGTAAGAACTCTGTTTCGAAATTGAAAGAGCTTCGGGAAACAGAGGCTAAACTGGAAAAGGAACGAAATTTCTGGAAACTCCAGAATGAAATTTTGGAAGAGAAAATAAACCAGATTGAAGCAAACAAAAGGTTCTACTACGAAAAACTTGCAAGAGAGATGTTTTTAAAGGGAAAGGATAACGAAGAGGTGATACTCTTTGTTAAGTAG